The following DNA comes from Triticum aestivum cultivar Chinese Spring chromosome 3D, IWGSC CS RefSeq v2.1, whole genome shotgun sequence.
GTCTATGCCGTGGAGTACCACTTGCCACAGCGCGTTGCCGCACAATTTGGTAAGGCACAACACACACCACCAGCCGGCCACGATACCGGTGGCTACGACCTACACCTGTGAGTACCACAAGCCGTCCTAATCGATTCTAAGTTCTTGTTTTGATGCTTTACATTCATAAAAGAAGGGTGTTTTACATTCTTTCTTATGCATTGCAGGATGAGCAGGCAGAAGAATCAATCAATCACGGATTGGGAAGCCGAACATGCGAGATACGTGAAGGAATGGAACGAGTGGAAAGGACGCAAAGACACGGAGAGGAGAGTGATTGACTGGGACGAGTACGAGGATCACATGCTGTGGTACGATGATGGCATCAAGCATCGTCTGCGTCTGAGGTCCCAGTGGACGACAGCAGATGCCAAAGACCTGTTCGATGACGCCTCAAAGAATGAAGCCTACAACGAGAGCATCATACAGCTTCAAGGCGGATTTAGGGAGTACGGACCCCTCATGAACAGAGTGGTATGTTGTTTTTACCTCTTTTGAACCGACGGTTGGATGAAATCAGCTTTTCGTGCTATTGACTCATTTTATTACTTTGCAGTCTTCGGAGCTGAACAAAAGCATTTTTGATGCCTCCGATGCGCTTAGTGATGTCCCTGGGACTTGAGATAGTGAGAACAAGTTGAGGGAAACAGTGAAGGTAATACGGAGTTCATTTTCGTTATCATTGGACATTCGAGAAGTTCATATTGTTTCGTTATCATTGCAGAAATACGTCAACAAAGCACGCCGGCTTGTGGGCCTGCTTGGGTGCGCTACAAACACCGAGGATGTTTTTCCTCCTGCACCGATGCGTAGCCTCGCTTCATCGAGCCATGCAGCCTCGTCGTCTAGGGCGGttcaagatgacgaggaggagagcagcgacgatgatgatgcagaggaagatgaagaagagggcgcagaagaagaacatggtgaggaagaggaagaggacgatgaggaggaggaggagtacgatgatgaCGATGGACCTCCAGCAACTCAGCCAACCCAGCATGAGATGAGGAATGTGCCGAGGAAGGATTGGAAGAGTCCATCCCCATTTCAGAAAGCACGTCCTACGGCCCGCAAGAAGACGGCGGCCGAGAAGCGATCCAAGGATAATGAGGACCGAAAgtcgaagaggggaaggaaggactGAAGTTGTTGCCGTGTCGTTGAACTAAAAACTTGCATATTTGCTTCGTGAACCATATGAATTTGCTCGTGAAACTGTTTCGTTAATTTGCTATGTATAACTTGGTGAAAACCTTTATGGATGTCTATTTGCTATGTATCGAACCTACCTTATTTATAGATTTGTGGTGTGTGCATCATATATCATACATTGTGTGCTTCATATGTCATACATATGCTGTTTAAATGTTGTCTGCCAAAAATTGAAGACAAAAGAAGTTAGAAGGTGCAAAAAATGCACACTGGACCACCCTACCGCCACACACTAAGGCAGTAGGTCCTCGGTGGTAGGGTGTGCAACCCTACCGCTGCGCTGCTTGATTTTTTGGTCATAGAAGGGGGCGTGGGGGGAGGCATCCTACCGCCGGGTGTGATGGCGGTAGGGTGTGGCCTCCTACCGCCGCGCCCTATGGCGGTAGGGTTTGGGCATTTATAAACCCAACCGCCCGCCCACCCCACCCCAACCCCTAATCCCCACCCACCcagccgccttcttcttcctctcgcccattTTCTCATCTCCTCCACTTCCCCACTCCGATCTTCTTCGTTGATTCACGGATTTTGCAGATCGAGATGGCTACGGAAAGAGGAAGGTAAGCTCCTCCAATCCCCCAATTAGTTTGAGTCAAATCAATCTGCTTTCTTATAGCCATATGAGGAACCCTCTCTAGTTGATATGATGAACCCTAGAACCTAGATGATTGCAATGTGATGAACCTAGTtgatgaaccctaggtttagtcTTTCTTATAGCCATACGAGGAACCCTCTCTAGTTGATATGATGAACCCTAGAACCTAGATGAACCCTAGAACCTagatgaaccctaggtttagtcTTTCTTATAGCCATATGAGGAACCCTCTCTAGTTGATATGATGAACCCTAGAACCTagatgaaccctaggtttagtcTTTCTTATAGCCATATGTGATGATTTATTGTGTGAATATTGTAGATATTTGTTTTGCTATATATATCCATTGATTTAGGTGGAATCTACCTATATCTGATGAATGCTTGCATTAGAACAAATATTGATGTTTAATTAACTTTATCAATCAATGCTTATATAAGGAAAatggcgccgccaccaccacttgatgaggatgatgactatgaagacccaCTTGAGGAAGCCATCTGTGCTCACAGAGTGAGGCTGAGCGAtcaggaggtgtgcaacctatgggacaactTTCTGCCACGTGCTGACTtggtcggggtgccattcgtgacccgtctGACAAGTACCATGATCGATCGACATGTCATGGTatgttattagtgtagaatccaaggaactgttAATAGTTTAGATAATccatacttattaattgatatgtttttcttattcagaaattgccaaagagcctatctgagagttgtggCATCGAGGCTGATGAAGAAGGCTATGCTagaatacgccttaccgcaaggggctccgtcactacttgtgcgtacggcgtggacacggacggtcgcacacacttaagctcggttgggtggaagagcttcctcgttgacaagaatcttcatgttggacatgccatcctaattactatcagggaCACCAACCGTCAAGGCTTGaagatgatgatcgtcatcgatatcatctagaactatataTGCGTGTGGCTGCTGATGATCGTCATGTTTgattgctacctatggatgaaacctTTTATGTGGTCGATGACCGTTGAACTTGTTAAACTTCTTATGTTGGCTTCGTGAAACTATTTGCATGTGATCAAACTATGTTATGTGATCAAACTATGTTATTTGATACTTGTTTCTTAGTCCGTAATGGCAAAACTATTTGGATGTGATCAAACTACGTTATGTGATCAAACTATTTGGATGTGATCAAACTTCTTATGTCTATGAAATTGTGCTTATTGTTTCTTATGTCTATGGCAAAAAAATTGAAGACAAAATCAAAGCAGTTAACTTCATGCCACTATGATAACCTACCGCCAGGGCTCTCGGCGGTAGGTTTGTGCTGACTACCGCCGTGGCCTATGGCGGTAGGTCCGTAAGCAGTCATTAACGGCTTAACGGTCGTCAGCCACACCTACCGCCAGAACCTGCAGTGGTAGACTGTGCAACCCTACCGCCTGAAggcctggcggtagcaaaagggtcagatctcgaaaaaCTTTCAAACTGGGGTCAGATCTCGGTTTTGTttgacaaaagggtcaaaacacgaaattttgccgccAGTGGCCCCccctcaaaaaagaagaagaaagaagccaGTGGATACACGAAATGAAAGAGAAAGAAGGATGTAAAAGACAACAAAAAAGCCGAAATCACTAACTGAGATGTATACTATTTTAGAGATCACTTACACCTTCTCAGGTTGTAACAAGtgacgcgctgcatgtgcgccacttctCATAACCTGAATGTAAAAAACAGCCCAAAAAGCCGAAACACTAATTGAGAAGTACTTTTTTAAAAGATCACTTACACCTCCTCAGGTTGTAACAAGTGGCGCGCTGTATGTGCGTCACTTCTCATAACCTGAAAGTTTCCCTTTTTCGTAGATTcatttattaaaaaaaattatctcttaaaccgtgtgtcCAAATCTCAAACCATTTTCAGCATTGGATTTCTCGCGTCCAGATCTTCATGAACGTTTTCTTTCACGAAAAAACAGACCAAAAAgctggaagaaaaaaagaaaaaatgtctTTTTTTGTTCCCCAGAGGCACAACCGTGCCCCTCGCGAAAGCAAATCCATGTCTCTAGCGGAAGCAAAaacgtgcctctcgtgaaagaaaaaaacgcgtttttcgcGCAGAAAGGTTTTTTTCTCGAATACACACAAGCATGCGTATCATTCATTAAAGAGGAATGGGAAGACTCCCAAGTGTCATATGTACAAGGTGTATTTACATGTCGGCATTTTCGACACTACCGAGAAGGCGGAAAAGCTACTAAACCGGAGCTGCCCACCTAGCTACCTCTGCATTTTGAGCAAGCTTGCCGAGCAATCCTGTCTTAGTCCAGGCCACCCCTTCTTCCATGATCTGCTGCTTGAGACATGGTAATGATGGCAATATACCGTTAAACACCACATCGTTCCTGTGCTTCCAAAGCATCCACAGGACTAGGAGGCAGGTTGCTCTTGTAGCTTTCCGGTTTTGATCAACCAAGTCCTGCCTGATGCACCACGAGTTTAGATCCTCGTTTCCGAGCGTCTCATATGCCGTCCTGCACATGATCCCACCCACCCAGTGCCATATTTGTCTAGCGAAGACACAATCCAGCAGCAGGTGGTGGATGGACTCATCAGCTTGGTCACAGAGAGGGCATGAGTCTTGATGCGGAAGGCCTCGACTAGCAAGTCGGTCTGAAGTCCAACATTTGTTTTTGAGTGCGAGCCAAGCGAAGAAGCGGCACCGAAGGGGTGCCCGGGATCCCCAGGTGAAAGCCGCAGTTGGCGACACCTCAAGCCCCATGAACCGGGCAGCATAAGCCGATCGCGCAGAGAATTGGCCATTGCTCTCCCAGCTCCAAGAAACCACATCCTGCTCGCCCACCGTCGTCCGCACCGTCGCCACACATGCCCAGAGCTGGAAGAATTGAAGCAAAGCAGCTGGTGAGAGGTCCGGACCAATGTCACCCACCCAGTTGTTGTTTTCAAGCGCGCTCGCCACCGTCTTCGATCCTCTGATTCTAGTCGAGATCCTGGCgtacattggggggggggggcagatcgCGCACCCGACATCCCTGAAGCCACTTGTCCTCCCAGAAGAGGGTGGTTGTCCCGTCGCCCACAGAAATGTTAACTGCCGCATGCACTAGTGCCAGAGATTCTTTAGGTACCTTGATTCGAAACTCGCTCCAGGGTCTGCCCTTGTCATACTTCTGCAACCACGGCCATCTGGCCTGGAGGGATTTGTTCAGCCACTGCAGGTTGGGGATCCCGAGGCCGCCAGCCCATTTAGGTCTACAGACAGATTCCCAAGCCACAGAACAGTTACCACCGTTCGCTTCTTTCTTACCACACCATAAGAAGGCACGGCAGATCTTGACAAGAGCAGAGATCGTTTTCGCCGGCAGGTCTAAGGCCATCATAGAGTGCACTGGGATTGCACACAATACAGACTCAATGAGCAGCAACCGTCCACTCTTCGGAAGCATGGCCGCCTTCCAGAGAGGTAACTCGTCTCCCACCTTGTCCACTAGAGCTTGGAGTTGGGCTGCAGTTTGTTTTCTAAGGGTCAACGGCAGCCCTAGATATTTGCACGGAAACGGTGCTGCTGTGCAGCCCAGAGCATCAGTAACAAGTTGCATTTTGTCCTAGGAGCATCGAATTGAAAGCGCCATGCTCTTGTTCATGTTGACTACCAGCCCCAAGGCCTGCCCAAACAACTGTAGGATGGCGTGGCAAGTTTGTGTCTCGAGCTCACTTGGTTTGAGGAAGAGGACCACATCATCTGCAAACATAGAGGTTTTTTTGTCCAAAAGTGTAGAAAGACTGGTGGAAGACAAAAAGCTGAAACCCAAAAAAACAGTCCAAAAAATCGAAAACGCGTGTGAAAAAAAATCTGAAgaaagcgtccagagcgcgacaggTTGCGACAACTTAGAGTGTGATGCACTCTTGGCTCACCCAAAATGATCATCGGAAGACTTTCGAAGAAGCGCTCGTCAACTACGCTCTAAAAAAAGCCGAGGAGTCCAAATAAAATAAGCCTCTTCACGCTCGGCCCATCACATATGAAAAATACACGAAAATGATGCAGGCCGTTTTCCTAACACGCGAGAAATAGAAACGGGCTCCAACGGCTAAGCATGTGACTGAGACtttttttctcaaaaaagaaaaagagagagagcgAGACTGAGACTTGTCAAAGCCGTTTCTTCCACCGAACCTCCTGGGTCCATTCTGCGTGATTTATCCTCCAGGGCGAAATTAGCGCACCCATTTACGACCGAGCCTTTTCACCTCTGCTAGGGTAAGGTCCAGGTGGCCATGGAGGACGGCCGCCGCCGCAAGAGTGCCCAGAGGGAAACCACGCCGGCAACCAAGATCGATGCCCTCACGGACGATCTTCTCGAGCTCGTGTTCCTGCGCCTCCCCTTGCATCGCCACCTCGTCTACGCGGCGTGCACGTGCCGGCGCTGGCGCCGCGTGATCGCGGGCGACGTCGGACGCTTccttctccggttcatctcgctcCGCGGCCTGTCGCCAGCCCACTTCTCCGGCCACTACCGCGTCGACGAGCGCCACCGGCACCCGCGTCCGCCCGGCGGCAACCCCGTCTTCGTCCCCTCCTCCTCGCGGTGGgtggccgccgccgtcgcgcggAACCTCGCGCTCGACTTCCTCCCGCGGCCGGGACTGGCGGGTCGCTGCTGGGAGCTCGCCGACTTTTGGGACGGTCTCCTGCTCTTGCTGCTCCTAGACAAGGAGACAAATTGGTCGCCGGCGTATGCCCTGGTCGTCTGCGATCCGCTCACGGGGCGCTACATCACCGTCCCGCCCTCGGCGTGGTTCCAGGGCTGCGGTTGCCTGGGCGCCTTCCTCCTCCACGGCGAGGATGCGGGCGTGCGCATCAGCCTGTCCAACTTCAGGGTGACGTGCGCGGTCTATCGCCCTGGGGACGGCGTCGCCAGGGCCTGCGCGTTCTCGTCCGCCGGCGGCGGCCGCTGGACCTCCGGCGCCGCACGTAGCAGCATGGCAGTCTACGGCGACCAGTTCGGAAGCGGCTGGGGTGACGAGGAACActagatgagaagaaagaaaacacatgacagatctgtttggctacttctagatgctttcactctagtgtagtatttttttccttttcttttctatcctacctactgttttctagagtcttctagttgtgagtagctatgagtagaatggtgaaacttacataatgttttctagagtattccagctataagtagaagtatgtgaaggcttcccaaagccctataaatagaggtcctcgcCTCTACTTTGGAGGCAGACTATGTAtccctacctataatagaacttgttgttcttatctaagatcttgtgccctaggagttctggattgaactcttgctgccctatcaacctacattcgcctctagagcgatatctagcgcagcacgttgaagctgttccttcaacacttgtgttgtacacattgtagcagcaaggtggagttgctcctccacaaactttgtgctgcttcaggtggtatcagagcctcgttgaCCCATACTAGTTCTTGCTGTCCTCTTCGAGAGTAAATtgcagcaagcaatggagcaattggagaagaggatggatgctgctgaacaacaaatcaaagagctgcgtgaagatcttaataggagatttgaccagctggttgagatgataagaaagggtgtcccccctgctaccaatgaaggagattcatctaaagaaGAGGAAGATGTTCATCAAGAAAGAAGGAGAGGTAATCTTGGAGCAAGACCGCCACGACAACATGTTGTTCAACGTGCTTCAAGAAGGCCAATTTATGTTGAGGCTTCTGAAGgtgaagaatatgatgatgcccTTGAAGAGCCAAATCTCTACGCATATCGGAGAGCACCCAACCCTACATATGCAAGAGATACATACAAGGTGAAAGCTGAGATCCCAAGTTTTAATGGAAATGTTGACATTGAAGGGTGCCTGGATTGGTTATATGAAGTGGAGACTTTCTTTGAGGTCATGGAGGTTCCGGAAGATCGTAGAGTTCCTTTGGTCGCATACAAACTGAAAGGAGGAGCCGGTGCATGGTGGCATCGCATTCAAGAGGAACGCAGGCTGAGAGGAGAACCTCGTGTTAGAACTTGGTGACAAATGAAAGGCCTCTTGAAAGGGAGATTTTTGCCCGATGATTATGACCAGATCCTATTTATCCAATTTCAAAATTGTGCTTAAGGAAATAGGACTGTTTCAGATTACATGGAGGAGTCTCTAAGGCTACAAGTGAGGTGCAACCTTGCTGAAACTGAAGAGCAACAAGTTGCAAGGTACATCaatggtctcaatgatgctattcaagatcgattgatgatgcaacaaatctggtccgttgATCAAGCACAAGCTCTAGCCTTAAAGGCCGAGAGGTTTGTGAGTATGAGAAAGACAACTAAGGCTCCATATCCTCATACCGAAGGCTCATCTATGAGCCAACCTAATAGAGTGGAAGAAAAGACCACTCCAccaaagacaaaacagcccatcccgaAGCAAACTAGAGGCAAGGGTAAGGCAAATGAAGGCCCAAAGTGCTATAAATATGGTAAAGAGGGACACATATCCAGCGGCTGCCCACTAAGGAAATTTGTTaacacgactatccatgatggtgaaagcgatgaggaagaatacgaatctgaagatgtagacggacaagaggtttgtcaagaagaaggtgaagaggtggtatgtgtgatccagcgtgtcctatgttccacaccacaactcgatgacacacaacggaagaaaatatttgagagcaaatgcacggtgaatggcaaggtatgcaaactagtgattgatagttgcagctgcgagaatcttatctcccagaagttggtggaccatttaaagcttgaaacccatgatcatccaaatccctacactattggatggatcaagaaaggagtgaatatgaggatcaccaaacaatgcaacctgccactttctttgggtaagcattattgctcaaatgtgttgtgtgatgtggttgacatggatgccagccatgttcttcttgagaggccttggcaatttgatgtggatactacacacaagggcaaggaaaattctTACTCTTTCATTTGGAACAAGAGAAGGATCATTATCTTACCAAACAAACCCGAAGGTAATACCTCTAAGGAGAAGGGAAAAATTATGTTAACTATCTCCCATACCTCTCATGAGTTTATGGAAGACTTGAAGGAGGCAGATTTGTGTGCTGCACTTGTTGTAAAGGGAGAAGAGCACCTGACTGTTGAAATTACAGCAAAGGTACGTGGTTTATTGGCAGAATTTCAGAACATACTTAGGGAGCCACATGGCTTGCCACCGATGAGAGGAATTCAACATAGAATTGACTTAATTCCGGGAGCAAGTCTTCCTAATCTTCCACACTATCGAATGAGCCCAAAGAAGCATGGTATATTGAAGGAGAAAGTggaggaattgttgcaaaaggggcACATTCGAGAAAGTATTAGCCCATGTGCTGTACCAGCCCTACTCACGCCAAAGAAAGATGGATCTTGGCGCATGTGTACGGACAGTAGAGCCGTTAACAAGATCACCGTAAGGTATAGATTCCCTATTCCCTGTCTGGATGATATGTTGGATCAGCTTAGTGGAGCAAGAGTGTTCACAAAGCTAGATTTAAGAAGTGGATATTATCAAATCCGTATAAGACCCGGGGATGAATGGAAGACCGCCTTCAAGACAaaggaagggttgtttgaatggctagtcatgccatttggactctcaaatgcaccaagtacctttatgcacttaatgaatcaagtccttagacccttcttatcccactttgttgtggtctatttcgatgACATCTTGATCTATAGCAAGGATGAGGATGAACACTTTGATCACATTCGGAAGGTGCTAGAAGTACTAAGGGAAAACGAGCTCTACGTCAACTTGAAGAAATGTGTTTTCCTGC
Coding sequences within:
- the LOC123077852 gene encoding uncharacterized protein — its product is MEDGRRRKSAQRETTPATKIDALTDDLLELVFLRLPLHRHLVYAACTCRRWRRVIAGDVGRFLLRFISLRGLSPAHFSGHYRVDERHRHPRPPGGNPVFVPSSSRWVAAAVARNLALDFLPRPGLAGRCWELADFWDGLLLLLLLDKETNWSPAYALVVCDPLTGRYITVPPSAWFQGCGCLGAFLLHGEDAGVRISLSNFRVTCAVYRPGDGVARACAFSSAGGGRWTSGAARSSMAVYGDQFGSGWGDEEH